A genomic window from Acidimicrobiales bacterium includes:
- a CDS encoding thiolase family protein → MEVREAVIVDVVRTAFGKRKGALSGWHPTDLLGFTLKSLVERTGVDPERLDDVVTGCITQSGEQGCNVGRNAVVAGGLPWTLPATSVDRQCGSSQQAMHFVAASVMSGMYDIAIACGVESMSRAPMASNARGGTGPFSQQFMSVVDGKLYAQFRVAQELADKFGVTRQEMDEFAVESHRRAAAATESGHFAKEILPVPIKDEEGNLTGAVLDHDEGIRADASYEKIASLPPAQSWEPETAPDITAGNASQMNDGAAAAIIASRETADALGLPYRAVLRHFSVAAEDPILVLSAPNPATRKLYERTGLTTQDFDAVECNEAFAAIALMWAKEFKPDMDRYNPRGGAIAIGHPLGATGVRMTATLLNHLEATGGTLGMQTMCEGGGQANCTVIEVVR, encoded by the coding sequence TCGAGCGGACCGGCGTCGATCCCGAGCGCCTCGACGACGTGGTCACCGGCTGCATCACGCAGTCGGGCGAGCAGGGGTGCAACGTCGGGCGCAACGCCGTCGTGGCCGGGGGGTTGCCCTGGACGCTGCCGGCGACGTCGGTCGACCGCCAGTGCGGGTCGTCGCAACAAGCGATGCATTTCGTCGCCGCCTCGGTGATGTCGGGGATGTACGACATCGCCATCGCCTGCGGCGTCGAGTCGATGTCGCGCGCACCGATGGCGAGCAACGCCCGCGGCGGCACCGGTCCCTTCAGCCAGCAGTTCATGTCGGTGGTCGACGGCAAGCTCTACGCCCAGTTCCGCGTCGCCCAGGAACTGGCCGACAAGTTTGGCGTGACGCGCCAGGAGATGGACGAGTTCGCCGTCGAGTCGCACCGCCGCGCGGCGGCGGCCACGGAGTCGGGCCACTTCGCCAAGGAGATCCTGCCCGTGCCGATCAAGGACGAGGAGGGCAACCTCACCGGCGCGGTGCTCGACCACGACGAAGGCATTCGCGCCGACGCGTCGTACGAAAAGATCGCGTCGTTGCCGCCGGCGCAGTCGTGGGAGCCCGAGACGGCCCCCGACATCACGGCGGGCAACGCGTCGCAGATGAACGACGGCGCGGCGGCGGCGATCATCGCGTCGCGTGAGACGGCCGACGCCCTCGGCCTGCCGTACCGCGCCGTGCTGCGCCACTTCTCGGTCGCGGCCGAAGACCCGATCCTCGTGCTGAGCGCGCCGAACCCGGCGACGCGCAAGCTCTACGAGCGCACCGGTCTCACGACGCAGGACTTCGACGCCGTCGAGTGCAACGAAGCCTTCGCCGCGATCGCGCTGATGTGGGCCAAGGAGTTCAAGCCCGACATGGACCGGTACAACCCGCGCGGCGGTGCCATCGCCATCGGGCACCCGCTCGGCGCCACCGGCGTGCGCATGACGGCCACGCTGCTCAACCACCTCGAAGCCACTGGCGGCACGCTGGGCATGCAGACCATGTGCGAAGGCGGCGGCCAGGCGAACTGCACCGTGATCGAAGTGGTGCGATGA
- a CDS encoding SDR family oxidoreductase, whose translation MKVAGSTVVVTGASAGIGAALAPMLTAAGATVAVVARREDRLAAMVERGDAARFYACDLGDPDAAVAMIERAWDDMGGVDILVNNAAIPKRRSVQDLTQDEIDETMRVNFTSPVRMSQALLPKWLARDHGMVVNVSSFGGRAGILHEAAYCASKFALCGWSESMAMDLWRTGVKVRLIIPGAIDTEIWDLPGNDAPFFSGDKEPPGTVAQGIIDAIEGDAFELYVPDMKSIAEFKMSNIDVFLQGNVEFAESQRTASDT comes from the coding sequence ATGAAGGTCGCCGGCAGCACGGTTGTCGTCACCGGCGCGTCGGCCGGCATCGGCGCGGCGCTGGCCCCGATGCTGACCGCCGCGGGAGCGACGGTCGCCGTCGTGGCGCGGCGAGAAGATCGGCTGGCGGCGATGGTCGAGCGCGGCGACGCCGCGCGCTTCTACGCCTGTGACCTCGGCGATCCGGACGCGGCCGTCGCCATGATCGAGCGCGCCTGGGACGACATGGGCGGCGTCGACATCCTGGTGAACAACGCGGCGATCCCGAAGCGGCGCTCGGTCCAGGACCTGACGCAGGACGAGATCGACGAGACGATGCGCGTGAACTTCACGTCGCCCGTGCGCATGAGCCAGGCGCTGCTGCCCAAGTGGCTCGCCCGCGATCACGGCATGGTGGTCAACGTCTCGAGCTTCGGTGGCCGCGCCGGCATCCTGCACGAGGCGGCGTACTGCGCCTCGAAGTTCGCCCTGTGCGGCTGGAGCGAATCGATGGCGATGGACCTGTGGCGCACGGGCGTCAAGGTGCGCCTCATCATCCCCGGCGCCATCGACACCGAGATCTGGGACCTGCCCGGCAACGACGCGCCGTTCTTCAGCGGCGACAAGGAGCCGCCGGGCACGGTCGCCCAAGGCATCATCGACGCCATCGAAGGCGACGCGTTCGAGCTCTACGTCCCCGACATGAAGTCGATCGCCGAGTTCAAGATGAGCAACATCGACGTCTTCCTCCAAGGCAACGTCGAGTTCGCCGAGTCGCAACGGACCGCGTCCGACACGTAA
- a CDS encoding STAS domain-containing protein: MPTQLQRPASDFFVEAMRERDPYLLRVFGEVDVSTAAELRLAVFEALETAPRIEIDLGGTSFFDSSGLTVLVGASRLRGFDRDAIRVSNASRSIRKVLSITGLDHIVAVTD; this comes from the coding sequence ATGCCCACACAACTTCAACGCCCGGCATCCGACTTTTTCGTCGAGGCGATGCGCGAGCGTGACCCGTACCTGCTGCGGGTCTTCGGCGAAGTCGACGTGTCGACCGCCGCCGAACTCCGATTGGCGGTCTTCGAAGCGCTCGAAACCGCACCCAGGATCGAGATCGACCTCGGCGGCACGTCGTTCTTCGACTCCAGCGGACTGACCGTCCTCGTCGGCGCCAGCCGTCTGCGCGGCTTCGACCGCGACGCCATTCGTGTCAGCAACGCCAGTCGCTCGATCCGCAAGGTGTTGAGCATCACCGGCCTCGACCACATCGTCGCCGTCACCGACTGA